Proteins co-encoded in one Setaria viridis chromosome 9, Setaria_viridis_v4.0, whole genome shotgun sequence genomic window:
- the LOC117836949 gene encoding uncharacterized protein isoform X2, producing MARRLPALCGGGGRAAATRVIRRKRVQRGVTYCSPSRQLAVAALAGAGGGKSSKSSPGGGGCYVNGNGALMVEVGGGGAGAGGKRKDGGGRRVMVLADGRAEAAGALQWALSQAVRSNDTVVLLTVVKPVAQDVSDSCVKMLGTKSQQHLEAFKTLCESTRPEVKVETCAVEAEERAPAVVEAARRHGASLLVLGQRRRRAVARWLQALWRRRWRGGSTGSGGTMVEYCIEHAPCVALAVRRRSSGGYLVSSKRHKDFWLLA from the exons ATGGCCAGGAGGCTGCCGGCGctgtgcggcggcggtggccgggcggcggcgacgcgggtgATCAGGAGGAAGCGGGTGCAGCGGGGGGTGACCTACTGCTCGCCCTCCAGGCAGCTCGCCGTGGCGGCACTggccggtgccggcggcggcaagagcagtaagagtagtccaggaggaggagggtgctaCGTCAATGGCAACGGCGCGCTGATGgtggaggtgggcggcggcggcgccggcgcgggaggcaagaggaaggacggcggcgggcggcgggtgaTGGTGCTGGCCGACGGCCgcgccgaggcggcgggcgcgctCCAGTGGGCGCTGTCGCAGGCCGTCCGGAGCAACGACACCGTCGTCCTCCTCACCGTCGTCAAGCCGGTCGCCCAAGACG TAAGTGATTCCTGCGTGAAGATGCTGGGGACGAAGAGCCAGCAGCACCTGGAGGCGTTCAAGACCCTGTGTGAATCAACAAGGCCAGAG GTGAAGGTGGAGACGTGCGCGGTGGAGGCGGAAGAGCgcgcgccggcggtggtggaggcggcgaggcggcaCGGCGCGTCGCTGCTCGTGCTgggccagcgccggcggcgagcggtggcgcggTGGCTGCAGgcgctgtggcggcggcggtggcgcgggggctccaccggcagcggcgggaCGATGGTGGAGTACTGCATCGAGCACGCGCCGTGCGTGGCGCTGGCCGTGCGGCGAAGGAGCTCCGGCGGCTACCTCGTCTCCAGCAAGCGCCACAAGGACTTCTGGCTCCTCGCCTAG
- the LOC117836949 gene encoding uncharacterized protein isoform X1 yields MARRLPALCGGGGRAAATRVIRRKRVQRGVTYCSPSRQLAVAALAGAGGGKSSKSSPGGGGCYVNGNGALMVEVGGGGAGAGGKRKDGGGRRVMVLADGRAEAAGALQWALSQAVRSNDTVVLLTVVKPVAQDAVSDSCVKMLGTKSQQHLEAFKTLCESTRPEVKVETCAVEAEERAPAVVEAARRHGASLLVLGQRRRRAVARWLQALWRRRWRGGSTGSGGTMVEYCIEHAPCVALAVRRRSSGGYLVSSKRHKDFWLLA; encoded by the exons ATGGCCAGGAGGCTGCCGGCGctgtgcggcggcggtggccgggcggcggcgacgcgggtgATCAGGAGGAAGCGGGTGCAGCGGGGGGTGACCTACTGCTCGCCCTCCAGGCAGCTCGCCGTGGCGGCACTggccggtgccggcggcggcaagagcagtaagagtagtccaggaggaggagggtgctaCGTCAATGGCAACGGCGCGCTGATGgtggaggtgggcggcggcggcgccggcgcgggaggcaagaggaaggacggcggcgggcggcgggtgaTGGTGCTGGCCGACGGCCgcgccgaggcggcgggcgcgctCCAGTGGGCGCTGTCGCAGGCCGTCCGGAGCAACGACACCGTCGTCCTCCTCACCGTCGTCAAGCCGGTCGCCCAAGACG CAGTAAGTGATTCCTGCGTGAAGATGCTGGGGACGAAGAGCCAGCAGCACCTGGAGGCGTTCAAGACCCTGTGTGAATCAACAAGGCCAGAG GTGAAGGTGGAGACGTGCGCGGTGGAGGCGGAAGAGCgcgcgccggcggtggtggaggcggcgaggcggcaCGGCGCGTCGCTGCTCGTGCTgggccagcgccggcggcgagcggtggcgcggTGGCTGCAGgcgctgtggcggcggcggtggcgcgggggctccaccggcagcggcgggaCGATGGTGGAGTACTGCATCGAGCACGCGCCGTGCGTGGCGCTGGCCGTGCGGCGAAGGAGCTCCGGCGGCTACCTCGTCTCCAGCAAGCGCCACAAGGACTTCTGGCTCCTCGCCTAG
- the LOC117836947 gene encoding BTB/POZ and MATH domain-containing protein 1 — MSTAASTTSGGTPLRSASAIVAVTESGQHLLRIDGYSHTTGIPTGSDIKSSPFRVGGHSWRISYYPGAQTSSWPYYNCISLSLRLDDDAAKPQGVVRARHSFSLLDREGKPGPYFTNSGNKTLANWGTPAFIYRSELETSEHLHGDSFTIRCDVTVMKDIQTKSVGAAPAVPPPPDLNRDLGGLLATGEAADVAFEVDGKAFMAHRCVLMARSPVFRAELSGLQAAAEGSTAGGGSVITVRIEDMEAQDFEALLRYVYTDSLPEEMEEQGEAAAMLPDLVAAANRYEMERLRLLCEDKLRKLVDVRTVALMLVFAGEHHCHGLKEACLRFLDDPANLREVVKVNGLEHLSKSCPSVVEDLIAKLAAAP, encoded by the coding sequence ATGTCGACGGCCGCGTCCACCACCAGCGGCGGCACGCCGCTGCGGTCGGCGTCAGCCATCGTCGCCGTGACCGAGAGCGGCCAGCACCTGCTGAGGATCGACGGCTACTCCCACACCACGGGTATCCCCACCGGCAGCGACATCAAGTCCTCACCTTTCCGCGTCGGAGGCCACAGCTGGCGCATCAGCTACTACCCCGGCGCCCAAACCTCGTCGTGGCCCTACTACAACTgcatctccctctccctccggctcgacgacgacgctgcCAAGCCCCAGGGCGTCGTCAGAGCCCGGCACTCGTTCAGCTTGCTCGATCGCGAGGGAAAGCCGGGGCCCTACTTCACCAACAGCGGGAACAAAACCCTCGCCAACTGGGGCACCCCGGCCTTCATCTACAGGAGCGAGCTCGAGACATCCGAGCACCTCCATGGCGACAGCTTCACGATAAGGTGCGACGTCACGGTCATGAAGGATATCCAGACGAAGAGCGTCGGCGCAGCAccggcggtgccgccgccgccggacctgaACCGCGACCTGGGCGgcctcctcgccaccggggaagcCGCGGACGTGGCGTTCGAGGTGGACGGCAAGGCTTTCATGGCGCACCGCTGCGTGCTCATGGCCCGATCCCCGGTGTTCCGCGCCGAGCTCTCCGGCCtgcaggcggcggccgaggggagcacggccggcggcggctctgtCATCACCGTGCGGATCGAGGACATGGAAGCACAGGATTTCGAGGCTTTGCTCCGCTACGTGTACACCGACTCGTTGCCGGAGGAGATGGAAGaacaaggggaagcggcggcgatGCTCCCGGACCTGGTTGCGGCGGCGAACAGGTACGAGATGGAGAGGCTAAGGCTGCTCTGTGAAGACAAGCTGCGCAAGCTCGTGGACGTGAGGACCGTGGCGCTCATGCTCGTGTTCGCCGGGGAGCACCATTGCCATGGGCTTAAGGAGGCGTGCTTGCGATTCCTCGATGATCCGGCAAATCTAAGAGAGGTCGTGAAGGTGAACGGCCTCGAGCATCTGAGCAAGAGCTGCCCCTCCGTTGTGGAGGACCTGATCGCCAAGCTTGCTGCAGCACCGTAG
- the LOC117840967 gene encoding uncharacterized protein isoform X2 — MAKTKPMAAAAAGEKKKSKGKKKGKNGPAKVAMKARGAAAAAEERSNPFEAIWSRRKFDVLGKKRKGEEQRVSRSRSEAIRKRENTLLKEFEESAKSSVFHDRRIGERDDTLPEFDKAILRQQRERLAKLKRESKYNLPDDDDDEINVHSMLSEKDDFDEEVPFDDESDEEGKMVLSKKRLSLQGGDRPSETDLPQETHGHKSKKEVMMEIISKSKFYKAQKAKEREEDEHLVDKLDSNFASLAQTQALLSLTESAKVKVNKSDSSAGLTGKEIFTKAKSDTYEKLVKEMVMDQRARPSDRTKTPEEIAKEEKERLEKLEEERQKRMLGTADSSDEDDDNEDDDHMKLDNSKPISGDDLGDSFTDDSIRKKKGWVDEIYEKEGRKLGDDAAASNDEESDDEHADDDESDDEEDDDDGEQDSSDNDFGNMSARDWEQSDNDEVDVGDNEMEDFHEKEQEISGKVMKKDAQNLKKESNVKTQVKDSGVPFVIDAPNNLKDLSSLLDGRSETEIIEIISRIRTCNSIRLAAENRRKMQVFYGVLLQYFAVLATQTPVKFKIINTLVKPLIEMSGETPYFAAICARERLIHTRTRLCEDIKVPGKNSWPNLKTLLLLRVWSLTFPCSDFRHVVATPMLLLMCEYLMRCPIQSGRDVAVGSFLCSMVLVATKESKKFCPEAIAFLQSLLVTSLKGKVGTHLHNQINDQFMELKTLKPWLSIREQVHEVNPVNILEIMGMDPDAPYFSSDDFKAGVLLSVAECLRGFVIIHEELSSFPEIFLPISSLLQEILDKSEVSGLLRDIFHEVIDLIKKRSDEHHASREPLQMRKKLPEPIKQLNPKFEENYIKGLDYDPDRDRAQRKKMNKRLKSEKKGAARELRKDNHFLYAVKEKERIKQEQEKAEQLGKNLAFLQEQESAFKSGQLGKGKGRKRRR; from the exons atggcgaagACGAagcccatggcggcggcggcggcgggcgagaagaagaagagcaaagggaagaagaagggaaagaacGGCCCCGCCAAGGTGGCCATgaaggcgcgcggcgcggcggcggcggcggaggagcggagCAACCCGTTCGAGGCCATCTGGTCGCGCCGCAAGTTCGACGTGCTCGGCAAGAAGCGCAAGGGCGAGGAGCAGCGCGTCTCGCGCTCCCGCTCCGAGGCCATCCGCAAG AGGGAGAACACGCTGCTCAAGGAGTTCGAGGAGAGCGCCAAGTCGTCCGTGTTCCACGACCGGCGTATCGGCGAGAGGGACGACACGCTGCCCGAGTTTGACAAGGCCATCCTCCGCCAGCAGCGCGAGCGATTG GCAAAGTTGAAACGAGAAAGTAAATACAATCTacctgatgatgatgacgatgaaaTCAATGTTCATAGCATGCTCTCGGAGAAggatgattttgatgaagagGTGCCTTTTGATGATGAGAGTGATGAGGAAG GTAAAATGGTTCTCTCAAAGAAGCGGCTATCTCTCCAAGGTGGTGACCGCCCTTCAGAGACTGATCTACCACAGGAaacacat GGGCATAAGAGCAAGAAGGAAGTTATGATGGAGATCATTTCAAAGAGTAAATTTTATAAG GCCCAAAAAGCGAAGGAGAGGGAAGAGGATGAGCATCTTGTAGATAAGTTAGACAGCAACTTTGCATCGTTGGCCCAGACACAGGCGTTATTGTCCTTGACAGAGTCAGCTAAGGTTAAGGTGAACAAAAGCGATTCAAGTGCTGGCTTGACAGGGAAGGAGATTTTTACCAAG GCAAAGTCGGACACATATGAAAAACTGGTGAAAGAAATGGTGATGGATCAACGTGCCCGTCCATCAGACAGGACTAAAACCCCAGAGGAAATagcaaaagaagagaaagagcgTCTTGAGAAGTTGGAG GAGGAGCGCCAAAAAAGAATGCTTGGAACTGCTGATTCATctgatgaggatgatgacaacgAGGATGATGACCACATGAAGCTGGATAACTCAAAACCTATATCTGGTGATGATCTTGGCGATTCCTTCACCGATGATTCAATAAGGAAGAAAAAGGGTTGGGTTGATGAAATTTATGAAAAGGAGGGTAGAAAGCTTGGTGATGATGCAGCAGCATCCAATGATGAAGAAAGCGATGATGAACatgctgatgatgatgaatctgatgatgaggaagatgatgatgatggcgaACAGGATTCAAGTGACAATGACTTCGGTAATATGTCTGCTAGAGATTGGGAGCAAAGTGACAATGATGAAGTTGATGTAGGGGACAATGAAATGGAGGATTTCCATGAGAAGGAACAAGAGATCAGTGGTAAAGTGATGAAAAAAGATGCACAAAATTTGAAAAAAGAATCTAATGTGAAAACGCAAGTCAAGGATAGTGGCGTTCCTTTTGTTATCGACGCACCAAATAACCTCAAAGATCTATCCTCCTTGCTAGATGGTCGTTCTGAAACTGAAATAATTGAGATTATCAGTCGAATACGCACATGCAATTCAATAAGGCTTGCAGCTGAAAACCGAAGGAAAATGCAA gttttctatgGTGTTCTCCTGCAGTACTTCGCAGTTTTAGCTACTCAAACTCCAGTAAAGTTCAAGATAATCAACACACTTGTTAAGCCGTTGATTGAGATGAGTGGAGAGACTCCATATTTTGCTGCCATTTGTGCAAGAGAGCGACTTATTCATACACGCACTCGTCTATGTGAAGATATTAAGGTTCCAG GAAAAAACAGCTGGCCAAATTTGAAGACATTACTTCTCCTGAGAGTATGGTCTCTTACTTTCCCCTGCTCCGACTTCCGCCACGTTGTAGCAACTCCAATGCTTCTACTTATGTGCGAATATCTGATGCGATGCCCTATCCAATCTGGTCGAGATGTTGCTGTTGGTTCTTTCTTGTGTTCCATGGTGCTTGTG GCTACTAAAGAATCAAAGAAGTTCTGTCCTGAAGCTATTGCTTTTCTGCAATCTCTTTTGGTAACATCTCTTAAAGGAAAAGTAGGAACTCATCTGCACAATCAG ATCAATGATCAATTTATGGAACTCAAGACACTTAAACCATGGCTCAGTATCCGTGAGCAAGTGCATGAGGTGAATCCAGTGAATATCCTTGAAATCATGGGCATGGATCCTGACGCCCCTTATTTCTCATCTGATGATTTTAA GGCTGGTGTACTCCTTTCTGTGGCCGAGTGTTTAAGAGGCTTTGTTATTATACATGAAGAACTAAGCTCTTTCCCAGAAATCTTCCTTCCAATATCCTCTCTGCTGCAAGAAATTTTGGATAAATCTGAAGTGTCTGGCCTGTTACGAGACATTTTCCATGAagtcattgacttgattaaaaAGAGAAGTGATGAACACCATGCTTCAAGAGAGCCACTCCAAATGCGGAAGAAGCTGCCTGAACCAATCAAGCAGTTGAATCCAAAATTCGAAGAGAA TTACATAAAGGGTCTTGATTATGATCCTGATCGAGATAGGGCacaaaggaagaagatgaacaaacgCCTCAAGAGTGAGAAGAAGGGGGCAGCGCGTGAGCTGCGCAAAGATAATCATTTCCTCTATGCTGTGAAGGAGAAAGAGAGGATTAAGCAAGAGCAAGAGAAAGCTGAGCAGTTGGGCAAAAACCTAGCGTTCCTCCAAGAACAGGAAAGTGCTTTTAAATCTGGACAACTGGGGAAAGGAAAGGGCAGAAAAAGGAGGCGGTGA
- the LOC117840967 gene encoding uncharacterized protein isoform X1 — translation MAKTKPMAAAAAGEKKKSKGKKKGKNGPAKVAMKARGAAAAAEERSNPFEAIWSRRKFDVLGKKRKGEEQRVSRSRSEAIRKRENTLLKEFEESAKSSVFHDRRIGERDDTLPEFDKAILRQQRERLAKLKRESKYNLPDDDDDEINVHSMLSEKDDFDEEVPFDDESDEEGKMVLSKKRLSLQGGDRPSETDLPQETHQGHKSKKEVMMEIISKSKFYKAQKAKEREEDEHLVDKLDSNFASLAQTQALLSLTESAKVKVNKSDSSAGLTGKEIFTKAKSDTYEKLVKEMVMDQRARPSDRTKTPEEIAKEEKERLEKLEEERQKRMLGTADSSDEDDDNEDDDHMKLDNSKPISGDDLGDSFTDDSIRKKKGWVDEIYEKEGRKLGDDAAASNDEESDDEHADDDESDDEEDDDDGEQDSSDNDFGNMSARDWEQSDNDEVDVGDNEMEDFHEKEQEISGKVMKKDAQNLKKESNVKTQVKDSGVPFVIDAPNNLKDLSSLLDGRSETEIIEIISRIRTCNSIRLAAENRRKMQVFYGVLLQYFAVLATQTPVKFKIINTLVKPLIEMSGETPYFAAICARERLIHTRTRLCEDIKVPGKNSWPNLKTLLLLRVWSLTFPCSDFRHVVATPMLLLMCEYLMRCPIQSGRDVAVGSFLCSMVLVATKESKKFCPEAIAFLQSLLVTSLKGKVGTHLHNQINDQFMELKTLKPWLSIREQVHEVNPVNILEIMGMDPDAPYFSSDDFKAGVLLSVAECLRGFVIIHEELSSFPEIFLPISSLLQEILDKSEVSGLLRDIFHEVIDLIKKRSDEHHASREPLQMRKKLPEPIKQLNPKFEENYIKGLDYDPDRDRAQRKKMNKRLKSEKKGAARELRKDNHFLYAVKEKERIKQEQEKAEQLGKNLAFLQEQESAFKSGQLGKGKGRKRRR, via the exons atggcgaagACGAagcccatggcggcggcggcggcgggcgagaagaagaagagcaaagggaagaagaagggaaagaacGGCCCCGCCAAGGTGGCCATgaaggcgcgcggcgcggcggcggcggcggaggagcggagCAACCCGTTCGAGGCCATCTGGTCGCGCCGCAAGTTCGACGTGCTCGGCAAGAAGCGCAAGGGCGAGGAGCAGCGCGTCTCGCGCTCCCGCTCCGAGGCCATCCGCAAG AGGGAGAACACGCTGCTCAAGGAGTTCGAGGAGAGCGCCAAGTCGTCCGTGTTCCACGACCGGCGTATCGGCGAGAGGGACGACACGCTGCCCGAGTTTGACAAGGCCATCCTCCGCCAGCAGCGCGAGCGATTG GCAAAGTTGAAACGAGAAAGTAAATACAATCTacctgatgatgatgacgatgaaaTCAATGTTCATAGCATGCTCTCGGAGAAggatgattttgatgaagagGTGCCTTTTGATGATGAGAGTGATGAGGAAG GTAAAATGGTTCTCTCAAAGAAGCGGCTATCTCTCCAAGGTGGTGACCGCCCTTCAGAGACTGATCTACCACAGGAaacacat CAGGGGCATAAGAGCAAGAAGGAAGTTATGATGGAGATCATTTCAAAGAGTAAATTTTATAAG GCCCAAAAAGCGAAGGAGAGGGAAGAGGATGAGCATCTTGTAGATAAGTTAGACAGCAACTTTGCATCGTTGGCCCAGACACAGGCGTTATTGTCCTTGACAGAGTCAGCTAAGGTTAAGGTGAACAAAAGCGATTCAAGTGCTGGCTTGACAGGGAAGGAGATTTTTACCAAG GCAAAGTCGGACACATATGAAAAACTGGTGAAAGAAATGGTGATGGATCAACGTGCCCGTCCATCAGACAGGACTAAAACCCCAGAGGAAATagcaaaagaagagaaagagcgTCTTGAGAAGTTGGAG GAGGAGCGCCAAAAAAGAATGCTTGGAACTGCTGATTCATctgatgaggatgatgacaacgAGGATGATGACCACATGAAGCTGGATAACTCAAAACCTATATCTGGTGATGATCTTGGCGATTCCTTCACCGATGATTCAATAAGGAAGAAAAAGGGTTGGGTTGATGAAATTTATGAAAAGGAGGGTAGAAAGCTTGGTGATGATGCAGCAGCATCCAATGATGAAGAAAGCGATGATGAACatgctgatgatgatgaatctgatgatgaggaagatgatgatgatggcgaACAGGATTCAAGTGACAATGACTTCGGTAATATGTCTGCTAGAGATTGGGAGCAAAGTGACAATGATGAAGTTGATGTAGGGGACAATGAAATGGAGGATTTCCATGAGAAGGAACAAGAGATCAGTGGTAAAGTGATGAAAAAAGATGCACAAAATTTGAAAAAAGAATCTAATGTGAAAACGCAAGTCAAGGATAGTGGCGTTCCTTTTGTTATCGACGCACCAAATAACCTCAAAGATCTATCCTCCTTGCTAGATGGTCGTTCTGAAACTGAAATAATTGAGATTATCAGTCGAATACGCACATGCAATTCAATAAGGCTTGCAGCTGAAAACCGAAGGAAAATGCAA gttttctatgGTGTTCTCCTGCAGTACTTCGCAGTTTTAGCTACTCAAACTCCAGTAAAGTTCAAGATAATCAACACACTTGTTAAGCCGTTGATTGAGATGAGTGGAGAGACTCCATATTTTGCTGCCATTTGTGCAAGAGAGCGACTTATTCATACACGCACTCGTCTATGTGAAGATATTAAGGTTCCAG GAAAAAACAGCTGGCCAAATTTGAAGACATTACTTCTCCTGAGAGTATGGTCTCTTACTTTCCCCTGCTCCGACTTCCGCCACGTTGTAGCAACTCCAATGCTTCTACTTATGTGCGAATATCTGATGCGATGCCCTATCCAATCTGGTCGAGATGTTGCTGTTGGTTCTTTCTTGTGTTCCATGGTGCTTGTG GCTACTAAAGAATCAAAGAAGTTCTGTCCTGAAGCTATTGCTTTTCTGCAATCTCTTTTGGTAACATCTCTTAAAGGAAAAGTAGGAACTCATCTGCACAATCAG ATCAATGATCAATTTATGGAACTCAAGACACTTAAACCATGGCTCAGTATCCGTGAGCAAGTGCATGAGGTGAATCCAGTGAATATCCTTGAAATCATGGGCATGGATCCTGACGCCCCTTATTTCTCATCTGATGATTTTAA GGCTGGTGTACTCCTTTCTGTGGCCGAGTGTTTAAGAGGCTTTGTTATTATACATGAAGAACTAAGCTCTTTCCCAGAAATCTTCCTTCCAATATCCTCTCTGCTGCAAGAAATTTTGGATAAATCTGAAGTGTCTGGCCTGTTACGAGACATTTTCCATGAagtcattgacttgattaaaaAGAGAAGTGATGAACACCATGCTTCAAGAGAGCCACTCCAAATGCGGAAGAAGCTGCCTGAACCAATCAAGCAGTTGAATCCAAAATTCGAAGAGAA TTACATAAAGGGTCTTGATTATGATCCTGATCGAGATAGGGCacaaaggaagaagatgaacaaacgCCTCAAGAGTGAGAAGAAGGGGGCAGCGCGTGAGCTGCGCAAAGATAATCATTTCCTCTATGCTGTGAAGGAGAAAGAGAGGATTAAGCAAGAGCAAGAGAAAGCTGAGCAGTTGGGCAAAAACCTAGCGTTCCTCCAAGAACAGGAAAGTGCTTTTAAATCTGGACAACTGGGGAAAGGAAAGGGCAGAAAAAGGAGGCGGTGA